Proteins encoded within one genomic window of Actinomycetota bacterium:
- a CDS encoding plasmid stabilization protein, translating to MPKEWTAKQERKYEHIKDSAKDQGKSTKTAKRIAAATVNKERAQKGQSKTASKSSTDDMSSSRRGGLRSGTNRPKGRTKEQLYNEAKRRGIEGRSSMNKAELERALKKKGA from the coding sequence ATGCCGAAGGAGTGGACGGCGAAGCAGGAGCGGAAGTACGAGCACATCAAGGACTCCGCGAAGGATCAAGGGAAGTCGACGAAAACCGCGAAGCGCATAGCGGCGGCAACCGTCAACAAGGAGCGGGCTCAAAAGGGCCAGTCCAAGACAGCCAGCAAGTCCTCTACCGATGACATGTCATCGTCGCGGCGCGGCGGGCTGAGGTCTGGGACCAACCGCCCCAAAGGTCGCACGAAAGAGCAGCTCTACAACGAGGCTAAGCGTCGCGGCATCGAGGGTCGCTCCTCGATGAACAAAGCCGAGCTCGAGCGGGCTCTGAAGAAGAAGGGCGCGTAG
- a CDS encoding DUF72 domain-containing protein: MTVYLGTSGWQYAHWRETFYPKGTAQTKWLDFYFERFRIVELNVTFYRLPKEETFAKWYAKTPDDFLFAAKVSRYLTHIKRLQEPEEPVARFMKHVRHLKDKLGPILIQLPPTLRSDPENLDRTLTAFPPGLRLAVEPRHESWWNDEVRGVLEKHQAALCMADRGEKPLTPIWKTAEWTFLRFHQGYGKPIPCYRKKALVPWVERLSAEWGTGADSYVFFNNDPRACALRDAIWFHDLMQEAGHDVTRVPPRTDVTVGDNSSSAWATSS, encoded by the coding sequence GTGACCGTCTACCTCGGAACCTCGGGATGGCAGTACGCGCACTGGCGTGAGACCTTTTATCCCAAGGGGACAGCTCAGACGAAGTGGCTCGACTTCTATTTCGAACGCTTCCGAATCGTCGAGCTGAACGTCACCTTCTACCGTCTACCCAAAGAAGAGACGTTCGCGAAGTGGTACGCCAAAACGCCGGACGACTTCCTGTTCGCGGCGAAGGTGAGCCGTTATCTGACCCACATCAAGAGGCTGCAAGAGCCTGAAGAGCCCGTGGCGCGGTTCATGAAGCACGTCCGGCACTTGAAAGACAAGCTCGGCCCGATCCTCATCCAGTTACCCCCGACGCTCAGATCCGATCCGGAGAACCTCGATCGCACGTTAACCGCCTTTCCGCCGGGGCTGCGGCTGGCCGTGGAGCCCCGCCACGAGTCGTGGTGGAACGACGAGGTTCGAGGAGTCCTCGAAAAACATCAAGCGGCGCTTTGCATGGCCGACCGTGGCGAGAAGCCTCTGACACCCATCTGGAAGACGGCGGAGTGGACGTTCCTGCGCTTCCACCAGGGTTACGGCAAGCCGATTCCCTGTTACCGCAAGAAAGCCCTCGTCCCGTGGGTGGAGCGACTCAGTGCCGAGTGGGGGACGGGTGCAGACAGCTACGTTTTCTTCAACAACGACCCCCGGGCGTGCGCCCTTCGTGATGCGATCTGGTTCCACGACCTGATGCAGGAGGCCGGGCACGACGTCACGCGGGTCCCTCCTCGGACCGACGTGACGGTAGGCGACAATTCCTCCTCAGCATGGGCGACATCCTCGTAG
- a CDS encoding DUF72 domain-containing protein: MGDILVGTASWTDKSLLQSGWYPKGVDSAEERLRFYAEHFPLVEVDSTYYFPPSEKNSELWVERTPKDFTFNVKAFSLLTQHPTKLQALYEDLRPESDKKNIYIGDLDPKTVDEVWERFLSALAPLHQAGKLGALLFQFPHWFPISRRNKEYILECARRAAPMKICVEFRQPTWMSEDNREETLEFLEGHDLAYVCVDMPQGFKSSVPPVVAATSDLAVVRFHGHNRDEWESGSVQRRFAYLYSEKELKEWAARVQELASEAKETHVLMNNCHRDYAQRNAKELAELLRDRGS, from the coding sequence ATGGGCGACATCCTCGTAGGTACTGCTTCCTGGACCGATAAGAGCCTGCTGCAGTCAGGCTGGTACCCGAAGGGAGTGGACTCCGCGGAGGAGCGGCTGCGCTTCTATGCGGAACACTTCCCGCTGGTCGAGGTGGACTCGACCTACTACTTCCCGCCGAGCGAGAAGAACTCGGAGTTGTGGGTCGAGCGCACGCCGAAGGACTTCACCTTCAACGTCAAGGCTTTCTCGCTGCTGACCCAGCACCCCACCAAGCTGCAAGCGCTGTACGAGGATCTTCGGCCGGAGTCGGACAAGAAGAACATCTACATCGGCGATCTCGATCCGAAGACAGTGGACGAGGTATGGGAGCGGTTCCTGTCGGCGCTCGCGCCGCTTCACCAGGCGGGCAAGCTGGGTGCGTTGTTGTTCCAGTTCCCGCACTGGTTCCCGATCTCCCGGCGCAACAAGGAATACATCCTCGAGTGCGCGAGGCGCGCTGCGCCGATGAAGATCTGCGTCGAGTTCCGTCAGCCGACCTGGATGAGCGAGGACAACCGCGAGGAGACGCTGGAGTTCTTGGAGGGCCACGACCTCGCCTACGTCTGCGTCGACATGCCGCAGGGCTTCAAGAGCTCGGTGCCTCCGGTAGTGGCCGCCACCTCTGATCTAGCCGTGGTTCGTTTCCACGGTCACAACCGTGACGAGTGGGAGAGCGGCTCCGTGCAACGCCGCTTCGCATATCTGTACTCGGAGAAGGAGCTGAAGGAATGGGCCGCGCGGGTGCAGGAGCTGGCGAGCGAGGCGAAGGAAACGCACGTGCTGATGAACAACTGCCACAGAGATTACGCACAACGAAATGCAAAGGAGCTGGCTGAACTTTTACGCGATCGAGGCTCGTGA
- a CDS encoding response regulator transcription factor, giving the protein MRVVIGEDSALFREGLKRLLVENEIEVVGEASDLPSVLTEVHNQQPDVAVMDIRLPPTNTDEGVRAAEEIFVTAPDVGVLVLSQVVDARFATRLLEGRTTGIGYLLKDRVVDLGAFISAIKTVGARGSVIDPEVVTQLVQRERDKGPLHLLSERETNVLTLMARGMSNAAIGGELFLSERTVESHVATVFRKLNIDSGTESNRRVLAVLAYLRAT; this is encoded by the coding sequence ATGAGAGTCGTCATCGGCGAAGACTCGGCACTCTTCCGCGAGGGCCTGAAGCGCCTTCTTGTCGAAAACGAGATCGAGGTTGTTGGAGAAGCGAGCGACCTTCCGAGCGTTCTAACGGAGGTCCATAATCAGCAGCCTGACGTCGCTGTGATGGACATCCGCTTGCCGCCGACGAACACCGATGAAGGTGTGCGCGCGGCGGAAGAGATATTCGTCACCGCTCCTGATGTTGGTGTCCTCGTCCTGTCTCAAGTTGTGGATGCCCGCTTCGCTACGCGACTGCTCGAGGGGCGAACTACCGGGATCGGGTACCTCCTCAAGGATCGGGTAGTTGACCTAGGCGCCTTTATCAGCGCCATCAAGACCGTGGGGGCCCGTGGCTCGGTGATCGACCCAGAGGTGGTGACTCAACTGGTTCAGCGCGAACGCGATAAGGGCCCCCTCCACTTACTAAGCGAGAGAGAAACGAACGTCCTCACACTGATGGCACGCGGCATGTCGAATGCTGCGATCGGCGGCGAGCTCTTTTTGAGCGAACGCACCGTCGAATCCCACGTCGCCACCGTCTTTAGGAAACTCAACATCGACAGTGGCACGGAAAGCAATCGCCGCGTCCTCGCGGTTCTCGCATACCTAAGGGCCACATAG
- a CDS encoding glycoside hydrolase gives MSLSYSTDGGDSWLPPIELGDGPVLADMDMATVEPDTDVLDVLVTDMELGAEVLQLVRVADGLVIDRHVVDVDLGTGSLLQASPVALPTGEILVLFQKSNGVRALTAGSASEGPIYVVSSEDKGLTWSDPRVIAPESEALWPEVVAEPDGTLRMLLVTKTGGAFRMSLMTSNDLGVSWSSSSIGSYELDGRGGPYPSLEVMGSNAIGVLHYSRSYDADGRPLTTEVLRVSRDGGATWSTEQIGEPFDHTTVPYFSEVEDAGLGLFTGLGSSSCGFVVSAVLGGSQATEGPTDVFVQTFAVPGLPQAGCRP, from the coding sequence GTGTCGCTGAGTTATTCGACGGACGGTGGGGACTCATGGCTGCCCCCGATAGAGCTCGGCGACGGACCAGTGCTCGCCGATATGGATATGGCCACCGTTGAACCAGATACCGATGTTCTGGATGTCCTCGTCACGGACATGGAGCTAGGAGCCGAAGTGTTGCAGCTCGTGCGGGTGGCGGATGGACTCGTTATAGATCGTCACGTGGTCGACGTCGATCTCGGAACAGGTTCATTGTTGCAGGCTTCTCCCGTGGCACTTCCCACAGGCGAGATCCTGGTCTTGTTCCAGAAGAGCAACGGGGTGAGAGCGCTCACGGCTGGGAGCGCATCAGAGGGTCCGATCTACGTGGTCTCCTCAGAAGACAAGGGGCTGACGTGGAGCGACCCCCGTGTGATTGCACCCGAGTCGGAGGCCTTGTGGCCCGAGGTCGTGGCGGAACCCGACGGCACTCTGCGCATGTTGCTGGTCACGAAGACGGGCGGGGCCTTCCGGATGTCCCTGATGACGTCGAACGACCTCGGAGTCTCCTGGTCGAGCTCCTCCATTGGGTCGTACGAGCTCGACGGCCGCGGTGGTCCCTACCCCTCTCTAGAAGTGATGGGATCCAACGCAATCGGAGTCCTGCATTACTCGCGCTCGTACGATGCGGACGGACGACCCCTGACGACAGAGGTCTTGCGTGTATCAAGAGATGGTGGGGCGACATGGTCGACCGAACAGATCGGCGAGCCCTTCGATCACACAACGGTGCCTTATTTCTCCGAGGTTGAAGATGCGGGGCTAGGCCTTTTCACCGGCCTCGGTTCCTCCAGCTGTGGGTTCGTGGTCTCCGCTGTCCTCGGCGGGTCCCAAGCGACCGAAGGACCGACCGATGTGTTCGTGCAGACGTTTGCGGTGCCTGGGCTGCCCCAGGCAGGGTGTCGGCCCTAA